A region of Procambarus clarkii isolate CNS0578487 chromosome 48, FALCON_Pclarkii_2.0, whole genome shotgun sequence DNA encodes the following proteins:
- the LOC138351041 gene encoding agrin-like — protein sequence MCNPCGHVVCQAGQVCLVDDARVPRCLCNSTCLSSLSPVCANDGTTYSNECVMNFEACSRRQVLSVLYRGECSSGVNPCGAVRCGTGQGCVVNQYGVATCQCRTWCPPVVTPVCGTDGVTYDSKCHLEKDACVRQRAIAVAFVGSCDSGGPCDGYKCEFGGVCVERYGQAECECGECGGEYQPVCGGDRRTYHSACHLRRHVCRTTTVVDLLHPGPCDACKGVACGEFGVCVVDPEGIGRCSCPTNCTQALGGEVCGSDGQTYASECHLQVAACSSQRHLSVAHKGNCDLCLDVHCKYGARCEGGRCICPTDCPDKREPVCGSDRFTYSNECVMRKVACEKNEDVNYLFFGECDEIGGIVTDVIYPTPLPPTSPEDPCHSHTCLAGAECQADGEGRARCVCDFYCSPPPRYEPVCGSDKEFYESDCLMRLHACNIQVELSVRPIHECAAAQRLRACNGTSPLINPSTGEDLYCGEGGTICPPGTYCHRQHDFAKCCRDYSIRIAVIEAPVPRDCHQTDWGCCEDGLNIATGAEREGCPESCRCHRLGSVREACDAVTGVCECRPGVGGKNCDRCLSGYFGLQRVSEGAIGCTPCGCSVYGSLRLDCEQMTGECECKAGVTGHRCTLCPRGQVLRPEGCVYEDLLVPQPTTCDLLQCHFGGRCHEKGGLASCACTHHCLPSGVGGLLAVCGSDRTTYASECELKYQSCVKQADIVVVAFGLCTESWTDAPVRRSTAEDGWGTEEWAWPGRGLTEHHALATRRHVDAAHFTRAHSPNSAHSNMIIESPTHVVTPKTALDSEEQGPIFPLSAATKLPYRVPAFSGTSYIQLMPWSVPTKVQLEVEFVAHEADGVLLYVQETLGGVGDFLALVLNDGHLEARLDLGNGQVSLRSPKPIDLFTKTLVSVRTYNRDALLQVGVGEAISARSEGVHRAMDIHAPLYVGGVPALTPRVLANLGVGRGFSGCIHSLKVGQRGLDLVWGRSGSVGHAHNVSDCRPSPCAAHPCINGGTCRPRPHSQSFVCDCPTAYTGSRCEVEVSEGCRRLQCPPGTACQRVPASTTLHCVSELGREETWPIADLEGRGYLVLPRLEERLQEVSLEVWFLSRSPHGMLLYQAEGPAHRGDFVSLNLASGYLQFRLDVGPGVINLTSSETVEVGAWHRVKAWWEGGRASLQVDQAPPVTCPAPAHPHTLTLNTPLYLGGFRLWYLVNRESGILVGLDGALQKLLINGVAYSRLPEAATEQRGVSLYIGPPCHPNPCSNGGLCVPLLANFSCRCPVMFVGRLCHKSLAGVSLDQPIHLDGSTAVLYPGQLSLKSNRSGLHVPWSHPDYDYLQYDEVEQQLLDQVTHSDDLAHDRGRGRPHGVLEVSFRADSSSGLLLWAGRGRSGRSRAGDYLALALVDGLPQLALNLGRSRKPFILTATGAVDDGSWHVVRVTRRWRRALLKVDNHRPVRGKAARGATDLHTDGDLWLGGHRWVPPHLAPAYHWGFRGCVDRLLVDGREVHLVHHAASPTLQFCHSLS from the exons ATCCGTGTGGTCACGTGGTGTGCCAGGCGGGGCAGGTGTGCCTGGTGGACGATGCCAGGGTGCCAAGGTGCCTCTGTAACTCCACCTGTCTCTCCTCCCTGTCCCCCGTCTGTGCCAACGACGGCACCACGTACAG CAACGAGTGTGTTATGAACTTCGAGGCTTGCAGCCGACGACAAGTTCTGAGTGTTCTCTACCGGGGCGAGTGTTCTTCAG GTGTGAACCCGTGCGGCGCTGTCAGGTGTGGGACTGGCCAGGGATGTGTAGTGAACCAGTACGGGGTGGCCACGTGCCAGTGTCGCACGTGGTGTCCTCCGGTGGTGACACCTGTGTGTGGCACCGACGGTGTCACCTACGACAGCAAGTGTCACCTGGAGAAGGACGCGTGTGTCAGGCAGAGGGCCATCGCTGTCGCGTTCGTCGGATCATGCG ATTCAGGTGGGCCGTGTGATGGATACAAGTGTGAgtttgggggagtgtgtgtggagcgGTACGGACAGGCGGAGTgtgagtgtggggagtgtggaggagaataccagccagtgtgtgggggagacaggaggaCCTACCACTCTGCCTGTCACCTGCGTCGACACGTCTGTCGCACCACCACCGTCGTCGACCTCCTCCACCCGGGTCCTTGCG ACGCATGTAAGGGCGTGGCGTGCGGGGAGTTTGGGGTATGCGTGGTGGACCCCGAAGGCATCGGCCGCTGTTCCTGCCCCACCAACTGTACCCAG GCACTGGgcggggaggtgtgtggcagtgatggtcagACTTACGCCTCAGAGTGCCACCTTCAGGTCGCTGCCTGCAGCAGCCAGAGGCACCTCAGCGTCGCTCACAAGGGAAACTGCG ACCTGTGTCTTGACGTGCATTGCAAGTACGGTGCAAGGTGTGAAGGAGGTCGTTGCATCTGTCCCACCGACTGCCCTGACAAGCGGGAGCCCGTCTGCGGTTCAGATCGCTTCACCTACAGCAACGAGTGTGTCATGCGCAAG GTCGCTTGTGAAAAGAACGAGGATGTGAACTACTTGTTCTTCGGGGAGTGTGATGAGATTGGGGGCATCGTTACAG ACGTGATCTATCCGACTCCTCTACCACCTACGAGCCCTGAGGACCCGTGCCACTCACACACGTGCCTCGCGGGGGCTGAGTGCCAGGCAGACGGTGAGGGGAGAGCCAGGTGTGTATGCGACTTCTACTGCTCTCCTCCCCCGCGCTACGAGCCCGTCTGCGGTAGTGACAAGGAGTTCTACGAGTCGGATTGCCTGATGCGCCTCCACGCCTGTAATATTCAGGTGGAGCTGTCCGTACGCCCCATCCACGAGTGCGCTG ccGCCCAGCGACTCCGAGCATGTAATGGCACCTCTCCACTGATCAACCCGTCGACAGGAGAGGACCTATACTGTGGGGAGGGCGGCACTATCTGCCCCCCAGGCACCTACTGCCACAGGCAACACGACTTTGCCAAGTGCTGCCGGGATTACTCCATCAGGATCGCAG TGATCGAGGCCCCAGTGCCACGGGACTGCCACCAGACCGACTGGGGTTGCTGTGAGGACGGTCTCAACATTGCCACGGGAGCTGAGAGGGAGGGCTGCCCCGAGTCCTGTCGCTGTCACAGACTAG GATCAGTGCGGGAGGCGTGCGACGCGGTGACGGGCGTGTGTGAGTGTCGGCCAGGCGTGGGCGGCAAGAATTGTGACCGCTGTCTCTCCGGATACTTCGGCCTTCAGAGGGTCTCTGAAGGAGCCATCGGATGCACCC CGTGCGGGTGCTCAGTATACGGGTCGCTGCGTTTGGACTGCGAACAGATGACTGGAGAGTGTGAGTGCAAGGCTGGAGTGACTGGCCATCGCTGCACTCTCTGCCCGCGAGGACAGGTCCTCCGTCCTGAAGGGTGCgtctatg AGGACCTGCTGGTGCCACAGCCCACCACCTGCGACCTGCTCCAGTGCCACTTCGGAGGTCGGTGCCACGAGAAGGGAGGCTTAGCGTCCTGCGCCTGTACCCACCACTGTCTTCCG AGTGGTGTTGGCGGGTTGCTGGCGGTGTGTGGGTCGGACAGGACGACGTACGCCTCCGAGTGCGAGCTCAAGTACCAGTCGTGCGTCAAGCAGGCGGATATCGTCGTGGTCGCCTTCGGGTTGTGCACAG AGTCGTGGACGGACGCCCCGGTCCGCCGCTCCACAGCTGAGGATGGGTGGGGCACTGAGGAATGGGCGTGGCCAGGGCGAGGCCTCACAGAACACCACGCCCTCGCCACCAGGAGACACGTTGACGCCGCCCACTTCACCCGCGCCCATTCCCCGAACTCCGCCCACTCCAACATGATCATCGAGTCCCCGACGCACGTGGTGACGCCGAAGACGGCTCTGGACTCGGAGGAGCAAGGCCCTATCTTCCCGCTCTCCGCGGCCACCAAGCTTCCCTACAGAGTGCCAGCCTTCTCAGGCACCTCCTACATACAG CTGATGCCGTGGTCTGTGCCGACGAAGGTGCAGCTGGAGGTGGAGTTTGTCGCTCACGAAGCCGACGGCGTCTTGCTGTACGTCCAGGAGACTCTTGGAGGCGTCGGCGACTTCTTGGCGCTCGTTCTGAACGACGG ACACCTGGAGGCCCGCCTCGACCTGGGCAACGGACAGGTCAGCCTCAGGTCACCAAAGCCCATTGACCTCTTTACCAAGACTTTGGTCAGCGTCCGGACTTACAACAG GGATGCCTTGCTGCAAGTGGGCGTGGGGGAGGCCATATCCGCCCGTTCCGAGGGCGTGCACCGCGCCATGGACATCCACGCCCCGCTGTACGTGGGCGGCGTGCCCGCCCTCACTCCCAGGGTCCTCGCCAACCTGGGCGTGGGGAGGGGCTTCTCCGGCTGCATACACTCCCTCAAAGTCGGCCAACGAGGACTTGACTTG GTCTGGGGACGGTCGGGAAGCGTCGGACACGCCCACAATGTGAGTGACTGCCGCCCATCGCCCTGCGCCGCCCACCCCTGCATCAATGGGGGCACctgccgcccacgcccacacagccAGAGCTTCGTATGTGACTGCCCGACGGCGTACACAG GCAGCCGCTGTGAGGTGGAGGTCAGTGAGGGCTGTCGACGTCTCCAGTGTCCTCCCGGCACTGCCTGCCAGAGagtgccagcctccaccaccctccactgtgTCTCAG agcTGGGGAGAGAGGAGACCTGGCCAATAGCGGACCTGGAGGGCCGAGGCTACCTGGTGCTGCCGCGCCTGGAGGAGCGGCTGCAAGAGGTGTCCCTGGAGGTGTGGTTCCTGAGTCGCTCCCCGCACGGGATGCTGCTCTACCAGGCGGAGGGTCCGGCCCACCGCGGCGACTTCGTCAGTCTCAATCTCGCTAGTGGTTACCTCCAGTTCCGCCTCGATGTCGGCCCTGGTGTCATTAATCTAAC GTCGTCTGAGACGGTGGAGGTCGGGGCGTGGCACCGGGTGAAGGCGTGGTGGGAGGGTGGTCGCGCCTCCTTACAGGTAGACCAGGCCCCACCTGTCACCTGTCCGGCTcctgcccacccccacacactcaccctcaaCACCCCCCTCTACCTGGGGGGCTTCAG ACTCTGGTACCTGGTGAACCGGGAGTCGGGCATCCTGGTGGGGTTGGACGGAGCGCTGCAGAAACTGCTTATCAACGGCGTGGCGTACAGCAGACTGCCGGAGGCGGCAACGGAGCAGAGGGGCGTGTCCCTCTACATAGGGCCTCCGTGTCACCCCAACCCCTGCAGCAACGGCGGGCTGTGCGTGCCCCTGCTGGCTAATTTCTCCTGCCGGTGTCCGGTCATGTTCGTCGGGAGACTCTGTCATAAAA GCCTAGCTGGAGTGAGTCTTGACCAGCCTATACACTTGGATGGGTCCACGGCGGTTCTCTATCCAggacagctgtcactcaa GTCAAACCGGAGTGGCCTTCATGTGCCCTGGAGCCACCCAGACTATGACTACCTCCAGTATGATGAGGTCGAGCAACAGCTCTTGGACCAGGTTACCCACTCCGACGACCTGGCTCACGACAG AGGGCGTGGGCGGCCTCATGGCGTCCTGGAGGTGAGCTTCCGGGCTGACAGTAGCTCCGGGCTGCTGCTGTGGGCGGGACGTGGGCGGAGTGGGCGTAGCAGGGCGGGGGATTACCTCGCCTTGGCCCTCGTTGACGGCCTTCCACAGCTGGCCCTCAACCTCGGCCGCTCTCGCAAGCCGTTCATCCTGACAGCTACG GGGGCTGTTGATGACGGCTCGTGGCACGTGGTGAGGGTGACCAGGCGGTGGAGGCGAGCACTGCTGAAGGTAGACAACCACCGGCCTGTGAGAGGCAAGGCTGCGCGAGGCGCCACCGACCTCCACACCGACGGTGACCTCTGGTTAG GTGGGCACAGATGGGTGCCGCCCCACCTGGCTCCCGCCTACCACTGGGGGTTCAGAGGGTGTGTGGACCGGCTGTTGGTGGATGGTCGCGAGGTCCATTTGGTCCACCACGCTGCCTCGCCCACTCTCCAGTTCTGCCACTCACTCAGCTAA